The following is a genomic window from Puniceicoccus vermicola.
GTCGATCACGGGGAAGACCAGCGATCCGTTAAAATGCTCGTGACCGCTCTCGCGGTAAATCCCCAGCCGCTGCAAGCGGGTGCGGATTTCCGCTCCGTCCTTGCGGTTCTTGTGCGGCAAGGTCAGCCCGAGCGTCCGGTCGGCGTAGCCGATCCGGAAGGTTGCCAGGGCTTCTTCCTCCCAGAGGCCGCGCTTCTTCAAGTAGTCCACCGCAGCCTTATTCTCCTTTAGCCGCCCCGCGTAGTAAGCGAGCACCTGCCCGAAGAGCGTCTGGTCGTCCGCGTCGAACTCGATCGGAGGCGGAAGCTTCGGAACGGTGGACTTCCTCACCGGACCCGCGCTCCGGTAGAGCGAGGGGTTCTTCGTCCGCAAAAGCTCCACCGCCTCCCGGAAGGAGACCCCGTCGTATTTCATGACGAAGTCGATCACGCTCCCGCCCTGCCCGCTGCTCATGCAGTGCCACAGGTTCTTGCCCGGGGTCACGATGAAGCTCGGCGTCTTCTCCTCCGTGAACGGCGAGAGGCCCGCAAGGTCCTTCGAGCCATGCTTCTTCAGCTCGATTCCCTTGGACCGGACCAAGGCCGCGAGGTCCACGGAGGATTTCAGGGAGTCCAGTTCGGTCTCGGGGATCCTACCCATCTTCCCGCCTCCACTCTTTCAAGGTTTCCACCGGTGGATAATGGCTCTCCAGCCAGTCCGTCACCCGACTCGCCTCCCAACTGCCCGGACGATTCCAAGCCTCGGCCAGATCGTGGGCCAACTCTCCGAGCGTCTCTTCGAGCTTTTGCAAGCAACGCTCCCGCGCCAACGCCCGGGCAGGCTCCAGATTCAGGGGGTGGATTTCTACCACCAGTTTCACCGGAGAGGGCTTCCGTCCGGTCGTTTCAGCTTGCCCTTCCGGGCCGTTTTCTTCTTTCATGTCTTTGTATTCATTTACTGATTGAAGGTCAGCGGCTTATGTTTTCCCGACTCAGCTGCTGGCCTTTTTTCGTATTTGGCAGTCAAGGCAAAACTATCAAAAATTTAAGCATTCTTAACTTGCATAATTTTTTGATAGTTCACATTGGCATAGACATGCAAGCGATTTCCGTGAAAAAGACCATTTTGACGAATCGTCCGTATAATCGGCCCATGGCAAGCGGACGAACCACCACCAAGGAAGCCCCTTTCTTCGGTCAACGACTCTCCCATTTTCGCAAGCAACGCGGCATGACCCAGCAGGAACTCGCCGATGCGCTGGAGATTTCCAGGAGCCTCGTGCACCACTACGAACGCAGTTGCCCGAACCCAACCAGTGATTTCGTGCTCAAGGTTTCAAAGGTTCTCGATGTTTCCCTCGACGAACTCTTCGATCTCAAACCCGAGAAGATCAAAAGCGGCCCACCGCCAAGAGTGAAAAAACTCACACAGCGGCTGGTCGGACTTCCGAAGGCTAAGCAGGGCGTCGTTCTCGAGATGCTCGAAAGCTACCTCGACAAGGCCTCCTGAGCACCAATGGAGCCGGACGATGACACGATTCGGCTCATCGCCGAATGCATGCGCGAGGACGGTGACCGGAAAAAAGAAGAAGCTTACCAAGCCATGCGCAAAGCATGGCTTGAACGTCGTGATGGGAACCCCAGCCTCCAACCCGGTTTCAAGGTCGATACCGATCTTCAGCCTCTTCGATGGCTCGAAGATGGCCGGGATCTGATCCAAAGTGCCAAAGGCACGATTTCGGTTCAGTTGTCCAGCGGCCTTTCCAGACCACCCTTGAACACCTATCTTCCCTATCCGGTTTTCCAGATGGGCGCGGAGATATTTCTCAAGGGCATGTGGCTTTGCCAGTTCGAAGAGTGCCGGAACCTCCGGGATCACGATTGGATGACTTCCGAGAAGCGGAAAGACTACCGAGAGAAACTAAAGGACATCGGACACGATCTAATCGGGCTAACCGCAAGGGTTCGGCAAATCGGACCGTTCGGCGAAAGCGTTCCGATTGGCGAGTTTCTCACGATTCTCGATGCCGTTGTTCGCGAGCACTACTTTCCATTATACGAAGCCGCACGCAAGGGCTCCAACTGGGCTTATGCCCGCTACCCAAAACGGTTCTACAACGACTCGCTGGAGATCGCTTCGGCAAACTCCTTGCTACGGTTTCCCGACCAAAGCCTTTTGCGTCGTGCTTTCGACGACGCATTTGACGAGATCGAACGCATTTGGAACATCCGCGCCAACTTGGCCGCCAGGAGCCGTTCCGAAAGATGA
Proteins encoded in this region:
- a CDS encoding CHC2 zinc finger domain-containing protein — its product is MGRIPETELDSLKSSVDLAALVRSKGIELKKHGSKDLAGLSPFTEEKTPSFIVTPGKNLWHCMSSGQGGSVIDFVMKYDGVSFREAVELLRTKNPSLYRSAGPVRKSTVPKLPPPIEFDADDQTLFGQVLAYYAGRLKENKAAVDYLKKRGLWEEEALATFRIGYADRTLGLTLPHKNRKDGAEIRTRLQRLGIYRESGHEHFNGSLVFPVID
- a CDS encoding helix-turn-helix domain-containing protein; this encodes MKKTILTNRPYNRPMASGRTTTKEAPFFGQRLSHFRKQRGMTQQELADALEISRSLVHHYERSCPNPTSDFVLKVSKVLDVSLDELFDLKPEKIKSGPPPRVKKLTQRLVGLPKAKQGVVLEMLESYLDKAS